One window from the genome of Acuticoccus sp. I52.16.1 encodes:
- a CDS encoding ABC transporter permease, which produces MTSAEAPRESAMARINASGATQKLLAFASLILLLVGFSLASPQFMQLPNILAILQATSVNGVLAVAVTLVIITGGIDLSVGTMMTFCAVIAGVVLTYWGLPLPLGVLAAIGAGAFCGVCSGTFVAKLKIPPFIATLGMMLILKGLALVISGTRPIYFNDTPGFDLISRGSLIGWVFPSLPIPNGVLILFLVALGVAYILGRTVLGRYTFALGSNEEAVRLSGVNTDAWKIGIYALSGAIVGIAGILIASRLNSAQPALGLGYELEAIAAVVIGGTSLSGGRGTVLGTVIGALIMAVLTNGLRILSVAQEWQTVVTGAIIILAVYADQARRRRTT; this is translated from the coding sequence ATGACCAGCGCCGAGGCACCGCGCGAAAGCGCCATGGCCCGCATCAACGCCTCCGGGGCGACGCAGAAGCTCCTCGCGTTCGCGAGCCTCATTCTTCTGCTGGTGGGGTTCTCGCTCGCCTCGCCGCAATTCATGCAGCTCCCCAACATCCTCGCCATCCTGCAGGCGACCTCGGTCAACGGGGTGCTGGCGGTGGCCGTCACGCTCGTCATCATCACCGGCGGGATCGACCTCTCGGTCGGCACCATGATGACGTTCTGCGCGGTGATCGCCGGGGTGGTGCTGACCTACTGGGGCCTGCCGCTGCCGCTCGGGGTGCTGGCGGCGATCGGCGCGGGCGCGTTCTGCGGCGTCTGCTCGGGGACGTTCGTCGCCAAGCTGAAGATCCCGCCGTTTATCGCGACGCTCGGCATGATGCTGATCCTCAAAGGGTTGGCGCTCGTCATCTCCGGCACCCGCCCGATCTACTTCAACGACACGCCCGGCTTCGACCTCATCTCGCGCGGGTCGCTGATCGGCTGGGTCTTCCCGTCTCTGCCGATCCCCAACGGGGTGCTCATCCTCTTCCTCGTGGCGCTCGGCGTCGCCTACATCCTGGGGCGCACGGTGCTGGGGCGGTACACCTTCGCGCTCGGCTCCAACGAGGAGGCGGTGCGGCTCTCCGGCGTGAACACGGACGCGTGGAAGATCGGCATCTACGCGCTGTCGGGGGCGATCGTCGGGATCGCCGGCATCCTCATCGCCTCGCGGCTCAACTCCGCGCAGCCGGCGCTCGGCCTCGGCTACGAGCTGGAGGCGATCGCGGCGGTGGTGATCGGCGGCACGTCGCTGTCGGGCGGCCGGGGGACGGTGCTCGGCACGGTGATCGGCGCGCTCATCATGGCGGTGCTGACAAACGGGCTGCGGATCCTGTCGGTCGCCCAGGAGTGGCAGACCGTGGTGACGGGCGCGATCATCATCCTCGCCGTCTACGCCGACCAGGCCCGCCGCCGCCGCACGACATGA
- a CDS encoding gamma-glutamylcyclotransferase, which translates to MSLTEELVARTIRELPDLGPEPGWTLLSEDELDAVAHDLHEQSHHEPLWVFAYGSLIWKPDFDAIDHRRASAYGWHRSFCMKMRRWRGTPETPGLMMALERGGRCDGVIYRMPDDDRVAQIRRMVRREIRFHQNVRMVRWINVHTAEGKVRVMVFWAGPKGERIASRLPLDRVAHILARACGSAGSCAEYLFNTVSHLAEHGIYDRNLWRLQELVADEIRNLDTAPGTH; encoded by the coding sequence ATGTCGCTGACCGAGGAGCTGGTCGCCCGCACGATCCGGGAGCTGCCGGACCTCGGTCCCGAGCCGGGCTGGACGCTCCTCAGCGAGGACGAGCTCGACGCCGTGGCGCACGACCTCCACGAGCAGTCGCACCACGAGCCGCTGTGGGTGTTTGCCTACGGCTCGCTGATCTGGAAGCCCGACTTCGACGCGATCGACCACCGCCGCGCCTCCGCCTACGGATGGCACCGCTCGTTCTGCATGAAGATGCGGCGCTGGCGCGGCACGCCCGAGACGCCCGGCCTGATGATGGCGCTGGAGCGTGGCGGCCGATGCGACGGCGTCATCTACCGCATGCCGGACGACGACCGCGTCGCCCAGATCCGCCGCATGGTCCGCCGTGAGATCCGCTTCCACCAGAACGTTCGCATGGTGCGCTGGATCAACGTCCACACCGCCGAGGGCAAGGTGCGGGTGATGGTCTTCTGGGCCGGGCCGAAGGGGGAGCGGATCGCCAGCCGCCTGCCGCTGGACCGCGTCGCCCACATCCTGGCGCGGGCCTGCGGCAGCGCCGGCTCCTGCGCCGAGTACCTCTTCAACACCGTCTCCCACCTCGCCGAGCACGGCATCTACGACCGCAACCTGTGGCGCCTGCAGGAGCTGGTGGCCGACGAGATCCGCAACCTCGACACCGCCCCCGGCACGCATTAG
- a CDS encoding response regulator transcription factor, producing MTDERTLLILEDDAAFARTLKRSFERRGYVVAVGTSPDDIPDILADHEIGYAVVDLKLANASGLVAVDMLHKLDPAIQIVVLTGYASIVTAVEAIKLGACHYLVKPANTDDIEQAFARGEGQTDVALTPRTTSIKTLEWERIHETLADTGFNISETARRLGMHRRTLARKLEKLRVS from the coding sequence ATGACCGATGAGCGCACGCTGCTGATCCTGGAAGACGACGCCGCCTTCGCCCGCACCCTCAAACGCTCGTTCGAGCGGCGCGGCTATGTCGTCGCCGTCGGCACCAGCCCCGACGATATACCCGACATCCTCGCCGACCACGAGATCGGCTACGCCGTGGTGGACCTGAAGCTCGCCAACGCCTCCGGTCTCGTCGCGGTGGACATGCTGCACAAGCTGGACCCCGCGATCCAGATCGTCGTCCTCACCGGCTATGCCAGCATCGTCACGGCGGTGGAGGCCATCAAGCTCGGCGCCTGCCACTATCTCGTCAAACCCGCCAACACCGACGATATCGAGCAGGCGTTCGCACGCGGCGAGGGGCAGACCGACGTCGCCCTGACCCCGCGCACCACCTCGATCAAGACGCTGGAATGGGAGCGCATCCACGAGACGCTGGCCGACACCGGCTTCAACATCTCGGAGACGGCGCGGCGGCTTGGGATGCACCGCCGCACGCTCGCCCGCAAGCTGGAGAAGCTGCGCGTCAGCTGA
- a CDS encoding ATP-binding protein yields MSGIAAVRDGAARAFRPTFEGDDAGRKNMLLIVQLRWIAVAGQVVTIAVVGLGFGAALPFATMGLVLLAQVAVNLASLYWVQRRDRVTAPALLLVLVFDVAALTAQLYMSGGGANPFVALYLLQVALAALLLEARFAWLIVAVATACYIGLTLEYEPLQVPGRSDYELFRLHSLGLLTCFLLMAGLLVVFLTRIAANLRERDARIAALRQSAAEEDHIVRMGLLASGAAHELGTPLSSLSVALGDWERMPEFANDPDRAQEIAEMQAEVKRCKSIVTGILMSAGDIRGEAPRVTSAREFLDALVADWRTGRGTVSLNYSNRFEPDLPIVSDEALKQVVTNVLDNALEASPRYVELTADRAQDALLITVADRGPGFAPGMLAEFGRPYQSTKGRTGGGLGLFLVVNVLRKLGGSATAQNRPSGGAVVTIRLPLDVLSLERRDDR; encoded by the coding sequence ATGAGCGGCATCGCAGCCGTGCGCGACGGTGCGGCCAGGGCCTTTCGACCGACCTTCGAGGGCGACGACGCCGGCCGCAAGAACATGCTCCTCATCGTCCAGCTGCGATGGATCGCGGTGGCGGGGCAGGTGGTGACGATCGCGGTGGTGGGGCTCGGCTTCGGCGCCGCTCTGCCGTTCGCCACCATGGGGCTCGTCCTGCTGGCGCAGGTGGCCGTCAACCTCGCCAGCCTGTACTGGGTGCAGCGGCGCGACCGGGTGACCGCCCCGGCACTCCTTCTCGTCCTGGTGTTCGACGTCGCGGCCCTGACCGCGCAGCTCTACATGAGCGGCGGCGGCGCCAACCCGTTCGTGGCGCTCTACCTGCTCCAGGTGGCGCTGGCGGCGCTGCTGCTGGAGGCGCGGTTCGCGTGGCTCATCGTCGCGGTGGCGACGGCCTGCTACATCGGGCTCACCCTGGAGTACGAGCCGTTGCAGGTGCCCGGCCGCAGCGACTACGAGCTTTTCCGCCTGCACTCCCTGGGCCTGTTGACCTGCTTTCTGCTGATGGCGGGGCTGCTCGTCGTCTTCCTCACCCGCATCGCCGCCAACCTGCGCGAGCGCGATGCCCGCATAGCCGCATTGCGCCAAAGCGCGGCCGAGGAGGACCATATCGTGCGAATGGGTCTCCTGGCGTCCGGCGCCGCGCATGAGCTGGGCACGCCGCTCTCCTCGCTGTCGGTCGCGCTGGGGGACTGGGAGCGGATGCCGGAGTTCGCGAACGACCCGGACCGCGCACAGGAGATCGCCGAGATGCAGGCCGAGGTGAAGCGCTGCAAGTCGATCGTGACGGGGATCCTGATGTCCGCCGGCGACATTCGCGGCGAGGCCCCGCGCGTGACCAGCGCGCGCGAATTCCTCGACGCGCTGGTGGCCGACTGGCGCACCGGCCGGGGCACCGTGTCGCTCAATTATTCCAACCGCTTCGAGCCGGACCTGCCGATCGTTTCCGACGAGGCGCTGAAGCAGGTCGTCACCAACGTGCTCGACAATGCGCTGGAGGCCTCGCCCCGCTACGTGGAGCTGACGGCGGACCGCGCGCAGGACGCCCTGTTGATCACCGTCGCCGACCGCGGGCCGGGTTTCGCGCCGGGGATGCTCGCCGAGTTCGGCCGGCCCTACCAGTCCACCAAGGGCCGCACCGGCGGCGGGCTGGGGCTCTTCCTCGTGGTCAACGTCCTGCGCAAGCTCGGCGGCAGCGCCACGGCGCAGAACCGCCCCTCAGGGGGCGCCGTCGTCACGATCCGCCTGCCGCTCGACGTTCTCTCGCTGGAGCGACGCGATGACCGATGA
- a CDS encoding SURF1 family protein → MTRARRIGLILFAGLATVVFVGLGVWQVQRRAWKLDLVARVEARLAAPPAAAPGPGAWPDVTADGDAYRRLVLSGTFVPGHDTLVQAVTELGPGSWVLTPLTTDDGFTVLVNRGFVPPERRAPEDHVAPADHVTVTGLLRLTEPDGAFLRANDPAAGRWYSRDTAAIAAAQGLGPVAPFFVDQGHGAAGVYPVGGLTVVRFHNSHLVYALTWFAMALTTLVGTVLALRHGRRAGTRAATPAPAGAATHLG, encoded by the coding sequence ATGACACGCGCTCGCCGCATCGGCCTCATCCTCTTCGCCGGGCTGGCGACGGTGGTCTTCGTCGGCCTCGGCGTGTGGCAGGTGCAGCGCCGGGCGTGGAAGCTGGACCTCGTCGCGCGTGTCGAAGCGCGGCTCGCGGCGCCCCCCGCCGCGGCTCCCGGCCCGGGCGCCTGGCCGGACGTCACCGCCGATGGCGACGCCTACCGCCGCCTGGTGCTGAGCGGCACCTTCGTGCCCGGCCACGATACGCTGGTCCAGGCCGTCACCGAGCTCGGCCCGGGGAGCTGGGTCCTTACGCCGCTGACGACGGACGACGGCTTCACCGTGCTCGTCAATCGCGGCTTCGTCCCGCCGGAGCGGCGGGCGCCGGAAGACCATGTGGCGCCGGCCGACCACGTCACCGTGACGGGGTTGCTGCGCCTCACCGAGCCGGACGGCGCCTTCCTGCGCGCCAACGACCCCGCCGCCGGCCGCTGGTACTCGCGCGATACCGCCGCCATCGCCGCCGCGCAGGGCCTCGGCCCGGTCGCGCCATTTTTCGTCGACCAGGGGCACGGGGCGGCGGGGGTCTACCCTGTCGGCGGGCTGACCGTGGTGCGCTTCCACAACAGCCACCTCGTCTACGCGTTGACGTGGTTCGCGATGGCGCTGACAACCCTGGTCGGCACCGTGCTGGCCCTGCGCCACGGTCGGCGTGCCGGAACGCGCGCGGCCACTCCCGCCCCGGCCGGCGCCGCGACGCACCTCGGCTGA
- the cyoD gene encoding cytochrome o ubiquinol oxidase subunit IV yields MSAETYPTAPHITPPHHDDVPPHGDGHAGGTFSGYMAGFLLSVILTAVPFWLVMTGFIPDKTTTALLVMGFAVVQIVVHMVFFLHMSPSSEGGWTMMALIFTLVVVAITLIGSLWVMYHLNTNMMPLNIDPAAAAGG; encoded by the coding sequence ATGAGCGCCGAGACCTACCCGACCGCACCCCACATCACCCCGCCGCACCACGACGACGTCCCGCCGCACGGCGACGGGCACGCCGGCGGCACCTTTTCGGGCTACATGGCCGGCTTCCTGCTGTCGGTGATCCTGACCGCGGTGCCCTTCTGGCTGGTGATGACCGGCTTCATCCCCGACAAGACCACCACGGCGCTGCTGGTGATGGGCTTCGCCGTGGTGCAGATCGTCGTCCACATGGTGTTCTTCCTGCACATGAGCCCCAGCTCGGAAGGCGGATGGACGATGATGGCGCTGATCTTCACCCTCGTCGTGGTGGCGATCACGCTGATCGGCTCGCTGTGGGTGATGTACCACCTCAACACCAACATGATGCCGCTCAACATCGACCCCGCCGCCGCGGCGGGCGGCTGA
- the cyoC gene encoding cytochrome o ubiquinol oxidase subunit III gives MSVTTAGGNGETPTFYLTEEHHHDPGGSTMLGFWIYLMSDCLVFAALFATYGVLGGSTDGGPGPAELFELPLVALNTTMLLLSSITYGFAMLAMEKGAQRDVLRWLAVTGLFGAAFLGIEMYEFAHLIHEGAGPGRSAFLSSFFTLVGTHGLHVTVGIVWLVTLMVQVRKRGLIAANRRRLMCLSLFWHFLDVIWIGVFTFVYLLGMLR, from the coding sequence ATGTCCGTGACCACCGCCGGCGGCAACGGCGAGACGCCGACCTTCTACCTGACCGAGGAGCATCACCACGATCCGGGCGGCTCCACGATGCTGGGCTTCTGGATCTACCTGATGAGCGACTGCCTCGTCTTCGCCGCGCTGTTCGCCACCTACGGCGTGCTCGGCGGGTCCACGGACGGCGGCCCCGGGCCGGCCGAACTCTTCGAGCTGCCGCTGGTGGCGCTCAATACGACGATGCTGCTCCTGTCGTCGATCACCTACGGCTTCGCCATGCTGGCGATGGAGAAGGGGGCCCAGCGCGACGTCCTGCGCTGGCTCGCCGTCACCGGCCTCTTCGGCGCGGCCTTCCTCGGCATCGAGATGTACGAGTTCGCGCATCTCATCCACGAGGGGGCCGGGCCGGGGCGTTCGGCGTTCCTGTCGTCCTTCTTCACGCTGGTCGGCACGCACGGGCTGCACGTCACGGTCGGCATCGTCTGGCTGGTGACGCTGATGGTGCAGGTGCGAAAGCGCGGCCTGATCGCGGCCAACCGGCGCCGGCTGATGTGCCTCAGCCTGTTCTGGCACTTCCTCGACGTCATCTGGATCGGCGTCTTCACCTTCGTCTATCTCCTGGGGATGCTGCGATGA
- the cyoB gene encoding cytochrome o ubiquinol oxidase subunit I, whose product MISQLWAFLFGRLSFESLPFHEPILVVTFLAVAIGGAAVLGLVTYFKLWGYLWREWFTTVDHKRIGIMYMVLALIMLLRGFADAIMMRGQQAIAFGANEGYLPAHHYDQIFTAHGVIMIFFVAMPFVTGFMNYVVPLQIGARDVAFPFLNNFSFWMTVSGAILVMCSLFIGLFARTGWLAYPPLSDITYSPDVGVDYYIWALQIAGVGTLLSGVNLIATIVKMRAPGMGLMKMPVFTWTALCTNVLIVAAFPVLTVVLALLSLDRYVGTHFFTNDGGGNAMMYINLIWIWGHPEVYILVLPAFGIFSEVVSTFCGKRLFGYTSMVYATVVITILAYVVWLHHFFTMGSGASVNSFFGITTMIISIPTGAKMFNWLFTMYHGRIRFELPMMWTIAFMLTFVIGGMTGVLLAVPPADFVLHNSLFLVAHFHNVIIGGVLFGMFAGISFWWPKAFGFKLHRGWGLASFWFWVVGFYFAFMPLYVLGLMGVTRRLRHFDDPSLQVWFVIAAFGAALIALGIACFLIQIAWSIWKRDSLRDTTGDPWNGRTLEWSTSSPPPDYNFAFQPVIHDSDAWYDMKSRGYARPLEGFKAIHMPRNTGAGIVLAGLAFLCGFAMVWYIWWLAAVTFVGMIGFAIHHTFNYDRDFDVSAETVGETEAARTALLAQGA is encoded by the coding sequence ATGATCTCTCAGCTCTGGGCGTTCCTCTTCGGGCGCCTCTCCTTCGAATCGTTGCCGTTCCACGAGCCGATCCTGGTCGTCACCTTCCTCGCGGTGGCGATCGGCGGCGCGGCGGTCCTGGGCCTCGTCACCTATTTCAAGCTCTGGGGCTACCTGTGGCGCGAGTGGTTCACCACCGTCGACCACAAGCGCATCGGCATCATGTACATGGTGCTGGCGCTCATCATGCTGCTGCGCGGGTTCGCCGACGCGATCATGATGCGCGGCCAGCAGGCGATCGCCTTCGGCGCCAACGAGGGCTACCTGCCCGCCCACCACTACGACCAGATCTTCACCGCGCACGGCGTGATCATGATCTTCTTCGTGGCGATGCCCTTCGTCACCGGGTTCATGAACTACGTCGTGCCGTTGCAGATCGGCGCGCGTGACGTCGCCTTCCCGTTCCTCAACAACTTCTCGTTCTGGATGACGGTGTCGGGCGCGATCCTGGTGATGTGCTCGCTGTTCATCGGCCTCTTCGCGCGGACCGGCTGGCTCGCCTATCCGCCGCTGTCGGACATCACCTACAGTCCCGACGTCGGCGTCGACTATTACATATGGGCGCTCCAGATCGCGGGCGTCGGCACGCTCCTGTCGGGCGTGAACCTCATCGCGACGATCGTGAAGATGCGCGCGCCGGGCATGGGCCTCATGAAGATGCCCGTCTTCACATGGACGGCGCTGTGCACCAACGTCCTCATCGTCGCCGCCTTCCCGGTGCTGACGGTGGTGCTGGCGCTGCTGTCGCTCGACCGCTACGTCGGCACGCACTTCTTCACCAACGACGGTGGCGGCAACGCCATGATGTACATCAACCTCATCTGGATCTGGGGTCATCCGGAGGTGTACATCCTCGTCCTGCCCGCGTTCGGCATCTTCTCCGAAGTCGTGTCGACGTTCTGCGGCAAGCGCCTCTTCGGATATACGTCGATGGTCTATGCGACGGTGGTGATAACCATCCTCGCCTATGTCGTCTGGCTGCACCACTTCTTCACGATGGGGTCGGGCGCCAGCGTGAACTCCTTCTTCGGCATCACGACGATGATCATCTCGATCCCGACGGGCGCGAAGATGTTCAACTGGCTGTTCACGATGTACCACGGCCGCATCCGCTTCGAGCTGCCGATGATGTGGACCATCGCGTTCATGCTGACCTTCGTCATCGGCGGCATGACGGGCGTGCTGCTCGCGGTCCCGCCGGCGGACTTCGTGCTCCACAATTCGCTGTTCCTGGTGGCGCACTTCCACAACGTCATCATCGGCGGCGTGCTGTTCGGCATGTTCGCGGGGATCAGCTTCTGGTGGCCCAAGGCGTTCGGCTTCAAGCTGCACCGCGGGTGGGGCCTCGCCAGCTTCTGGTTCTGGGTGGTCGGCTTCTACTTCGCCTTCATGCCGCTCTACGTGCTCGGTCTGATGGGCGTCACGCGCCGCCTGCGCCATTTCGACGATCCGTCGCTGCAGGTCTGGTTCGTCATCGCAGCGTTCGGCGCGGCGCTGATCGCGCTCGGCATCGCCTGCTTCCTGATCCAGATCGCCTGGTCGATCTGGAAGCGGGACAGCCTGCGCGACACAACCGGCGACCCCTGGAACGGGCGCACGCTGGAGTGGTCCACCTCCTCGCCGCCGCCGGACTACAACTTCGCCTTCCAGCCCGTCATCCATGACAGCGACGCCTGGTACGACATGAAGAGCCGCGGCTACGCGCGTCCGCTCGAAGGTTTCAAGGCGATCCATATGCCCAGGAACACCGGCGCGGGGATCGTCCTGGCCGGCCTCGCCTTCCTCTGCGGCTTCGCGATGGTCTGGTACATCTGGTGGCTGGCCGCGGTGACGTTCGTCGGCATGATCGGCTTCGCGATCCACCACACCTTCAACTACGACCGCGACTTCGACGTCTCCGCCGAGACGGTCGGCGAGACCGAGGCCGCGCGCACCGCGCTGCTCGCGCAGGGGGCCTGA
- the cyoA gene encoding ubiquinol oxidase subunit II translates to MRPLRFLLLLPLLVGLGGCNFVVLDPSGHIAAQQRDLLVISTGLMLLIIVPVMALTVLFAFRYRHSNTNAKYDPEWHHSTILELVIWSAPLAIIICLGALTYLGTHLLDPYRPLARIDHDRPVEANVAPLEVQVVALDWKWLFIYPQYGVASVNEMAAPVDRPINFKLTSSAVMNAFYVPALAGMIYTMAGMETRLHAVMNEPGTFKGFSSNYSGEGFSGMRFEFQSLDDAAFDGWIEAAKSSGATLDRARYLDLVAPSENVPVETFASVEDDLFQTIVEQCVKPGSTCMSELMADASGFLCGPRTTEGLNAAITPGLFTTAELEQRFAPVRGAGLRQPHERTWDAATQDASSAPTNL, encoded by the coding sequence TTGCGTCCTCTCAGATTTCTCCTCCTCCTTCCGCTCCTCGTGGGCCTCGGGGGGTGCAACTTCGTCGTCCTCGATCCGTCCGGGCACATCGCCGCCCAACAGCGCGATCTTCTCGTCATCTCCACCGGGCTGATGCTGCTCATCATCGTGCCGGTGATGGCGCTGACGGTGCTCTTCGCGTTCCGCTATCGCCACTCCAACACCAACGCGAAGTATGACCCCGAGTGGCACCACTCGACCATCCTCGAGCTGGTGATCTGGTCGGCGCCGCTCGCCATCATCATCTGCCTCGGCGCGCTGACCTACCTCGGCACCCACCTCCTCGACCCCTACCGCCCGCTGGCCCGTATCGACCACGACCGCCCGGTCGAGGCGAACGTCGCGCCGCTCGAGGTCCAGGTGGTCGCGCTCGACTGGAAGTGGCTCTTCATCTACCCGCAGTACGGCGTCGCCAGCGTCAACGAGATGGCCGCCCCCGTCGATCGGCCGATCAACTTCAAGCTCACCTCCTCGGCGGTGATGAACGCCTTCTACGTCCCCGCGCTGGCCGGCATGATCTACACCATGGCCGGGATGGAGACCCGCCTCCACGCGGTGATGAACGAGCCGGGCACCTTCAAGGGCTTCTCGTCCAACTACAGCGGCGAGGGCTTCTCGGGCATGCGCTTCGAGTTCCAGTCGCTCGACGACGCCGCGTTCGACGGCTGGATCGAGGCGGCCAAGTCCTCCGGCGCGACGCTCGACCGTGCGCGCTATCTCGACCTCGTCGCCCCCAGCGAGAACGTGCCGGTGGAGACCTTCGCCAGCGTCGAGGACGACCTCTTCCAGACCATCGTCGAGCAGTGCGTGAAGCCGGGCTCCACCTGCATGAGCGAGCTGATGGCCGACGCGTCCGGCTTCCTGTGCGGCCCGCGCACGACCGAGGGGCTGAACGCGGCGATCACGCCCGGCCTCTTCACCACCGCCGAGCTGGAGCAGCGCTTCGCCCCGGTGCGCGGCGCCGGCCTCCGCCAGCCCCATGAACGTACCTGGGACGCGGCGACGCAAGACGCATCCTCCGCCCCCACCAATCTCTGA
- a CDS encoding MFS transporter, producing MLGDATRVNAHGGPVRPAEIAVGVIIGRTSEFFDFFVYAIASVVVFPRLIFPFVDPVKGTIYSFALFALAFIARPFGTLIFMWVDRHHGRGAKLISALFLLGSSTVAIAFLPGYEHIGVAAIVILAICRVCQGLALGGSWDGLASLLSLNAPANQQGWWAMIPQLGAPLGLIVASALFAFFLGNLPAEDFFSWGWRYPFFVAFAINVVALFARLRIVVTPEFARLFKNRELQPAPMVRTLRDEGGIVAIGAFVPLASFALFHMVTVFPLSWIFLYTREHPAQFLVIEMIGAMFGVAAVVASGVLADRYGRRRLLAGCALAIAVFSGFAPQLLDGGSVGEAIFMVLGFILLGLSFGQSSGAVASSFSQAYRYTGSAITSDLAWLFGAGFAPLAALLLASNFGLISAGAYLLSGAVCTLAVLSLNRRLELKGHI from the coding sequence ATGCTGGGCGACGCCACCCGCGTGAACGCCCACGGCGGCCCCGTGCGCCCCGCCGAGATCGCCGTCGGCGTCATCATCGGCCGCACGTCCGAGTTCTTCGACTTCTTCGTCTACGCGATCGCCTCGGTGGTCGTGTTCCCGCGGCTGATCTTCCCGTTCGTCGACCCGGTGAAGGGCACGATCTACTCGTTCGCCCTCTTCGCGCTCGCCTTCATCGCGCGGCCGTTCGGCACGTTGATCTTCATGTGGGTGGACCGCCACCACGGCCGCGGTGCAAAGCTGATTTCCGCGCTCTTCCTGCTCGGCAGCTCCACCGTGGCGATCGCCTTCCTGCCGGGCTACGAGCATATCGGCGTCGCCGCCATCGTCATCCTCGCCATCTGCCGGGTCTGCCAGGGTCTGGCGCTGGGCGGGTCGTGGGACGGGCTCGCCTCGCTCTTGTCTCTCAACGCGCCGGCCAATCAGCAGGGCTGGTGGGCGATGATCCCGCAGCTCGGCGCGCCGCTGGGGCTGATCGTGGCGAGCGCCCTCTTCGCCTTCTTCCTCGGCAACCTGCCGGCGGAGGACTTCTTCTCGTGGGGCTGGCGCTATCCCTTCTTCGTCGCCTTCGCGATCAACGTCGTGGCGCTGTTCGCGCGGCTGCGCATCGTGGTGACGCCGGAATTCGCGCGGCTGTTCAAGAACCGAGAGCTGCAACCGGCACCGATGGTGCGCACGCTGCGCGACGAGGGCGGCATCGTCGCCATCGGCGCCTTCGTGCCGCTGGCGAGCTTCGCCCTCTTCCACATGGTGACGGTGTTCCCGCTGTCGTGGATTTTCCTCTACACCCGCGAGCACCCGGCGCAGTTCCTGGTGATCGAGATGATCGGCGCCATGTTCGGCGTCGCCGCGGTGGTCGCCTCCGGCGTCCTGGCGGACCGCTACGGCCGGCGCCGGCTGCTGGCGGGCTGCGCCTTGGCGATTGCGGTGTTCTCCGGCTTCGCGCCGCAGCTTCTCGACGGCGGCAGCGTCGGCGAGGCCATCTTCATGGTGCTCGGCTTCATCCTGCTGGGACTGTCGTTCGGGCAAAGCTCGGGCGCGGTGGCGTCGAGCTTCAGCCAGGCCTACCGCTACACCGGATCGGCGATCACCTCCGACCTCGCCTGGCTCTTCGGCGCCGGCTTCGCACCGCTGGCGGCGCTGCTGCTGGCCAGCAACTTCGGCCTCATCTCGGCCGGCGCCTACCTGCTGTCGGGCGCTGTGTGCACGCTGGCGGTCCTGTCGCTGAACCGCCGGCTGGAGCTGAAGGGCCACATCTGA